The following proteins are co-located in the Halarcobacter sp. genome:
- the cmoB gene encoding tRNA 5-methoxyuridine(34)/uridine 5-oxyacetic acid(34) synthase CmoB: protein MNLEELKKKKDDCRYWKNVNPWYEQLQKVFDLDKGNLKVDYGDWFSIGRKENLTQQEFALIEETAKKLIPWRKGPFNIFGLEIDSEWQSNIKYNLIRPFFNLKDKVVADIGCNNGYYMFRMLEDKPKRLIGFDPSPLTLHQFEFINHFVKSEIIYEMLGVEHLEFYNHKFDFIFMLGVLYHRPDPVGTLKSLARGLNSKGEILIDTFMIDGEDEICLTPNKRYSKIPNIYFIPTISALKNWLSRAGFENIEVLAVTTTTSEEQRKTKWSFDQSLEDFLDPNDSTKTVEGYPAPKRVYMKARKIQ from the coding sequence ATGAATTTAGAAGAATTAAAAAAGAAAAAAGATGATTGTCGATATTGGAAAAATGTTAACCCTTGGTATGAACAGTTACAAAAAGTTTTTGACTTAGATAAAGGTAATTTAAAAGTTGATTATGGAGATTGGTTTAGTATTGGAAGAAAAGAGAATTTAACACAACAAGAGTTTGCTCTTATAGAAGAAACTGCAAAAAAATTAATCCCATGGAGAAAAGGTCCTTTTAATATCTTTGGACTTGAAATTGATAGTGAATGGCAAAGTAATATAAAATATAATCTTATAAGACCATTTTTTAATTTAAAAGATAAAGTGGTGGCTGATATAGGGTGCAACAATGGTTATTATATGTTTAGAATGCTTGAAGATAAACCAAAAAGATTGATTGGTTTTGATCCTTCACCTTTAACTTTACATCAATTTGAGTTTATAAACCATTTTGTAAAATCTGAAATTATATACGAAATGCTTGGTGTTGAACATTTAGAGTTTTATAATCATAAATTTGATTTCATATTTATGTTAGGTGTTTTATATCATAGACCAGATCCCGTTGGTACTCTTAAATCTTTAGCTCGAGGTTTAAATAGTAAAGGTGAAATATTAATTGATACTTTTATGATTGATGGTGAAGATGAAATATGTTTAACCCCAAATAAAAGATACTCAAAGATACCAAATATATATTTTATACCAACAATTTCTGCACTAAAAAATTGGTTAAGTAGAGCAGGGTTTGAAAATATTGAAGTTCTTGCTGTTACAACTACTACAAGTGAAGAACAAAGAAAAACAAAGTGGTCTTTTGATCAAAGTTTAGAGGATTTTTTAGATCCGAATGATAGTACAAAAACTGTTGAAGGTTATCCTGCACCAAAAAGAGTTTATATGAAGGCTAGAAAGATACAATAA
- a CDS encoding GGDEF domain-containing protein yields the protein MKNSILELIKKSANDEKAFKALEKIYHLYDQLQYSSNIRQMAEDIYLWLHTNFDIDNVTFALFDIERNNRENIFIEGEEFYLDDSLSFFFIVNTHTNLNAIVSFSATSKEHFDEIDAQYNIIEAALFQISPILQNGIIKKNFIETLSLDSVTKVYNRHYLIENLNKQIALSKKDYKTIYFLMIGVDHFKAVIDEFDHDIADQVLVELAKVIHTNISEFDMVARLSGDEFLISMLSSNSENEILKISQNIIEGFAKVEVPVTSDGQVLKKTVCVGIDIFETHNPDDSIDKTIKNADIALYEAKNRGRSQLFNYKELKVEDTIELF from the coding sequence ATGAAAAACAGTATTTTAGAACTGATTAAAAAATCTGCAAATGATGAAAAAGCTTTTAAAGCATTAGAAAAAATTTATCATTTATACGATCAGCTTCAATACTCATCAAATATCAGACAGATGGCTGAAGATATCTATTTATGGTTACATACAAATTTTGACATAGATAATGTGACTTTTGCCCTATTTGATATAGAAAGAAATAATAGAGAAAATATATTTATAGAGGGTGAAGAGTTTTATTTAGATGATTCCTTATCTTTCTTTTTTATAGTAAATACTCATACAAATTTAAATGCAATTGTTTCTTTTTCTGCAACATCAAAAGAGCATTTTGATGAGATAGATGCCCAATACAATATTATAGAAGCAGCATTATTTCAAATATCACCAATACTACAAAATGGTATTATAAAGAAAAATTTCATAGAAACATTATCTTTAGACTCTGTAACTAAAGTTTATAATAGACACTATTTAATTGAAAACTTAAATAAACAAATAGCTTTATCAAAAAAAGATTATAAGACAATCTATTTTTTAATGATTGGAGTTGACCATTTTAAAGCTGTTATTGATGAATTTGATCATGATATTGCTGATCAAGTTTTAGTTGAATTGGCAAAAGTTATCCATACAAATATTTCAGAATTTGATATGGTTGCAAGACTTAGTGGAGATGAGTTTTTAATCTCTATGTTAAGTTCAAATAGTGAAAATGAGATATTAAAAATTTCACAAAATATTATTGAAGGTTTTGCAAAAGTTGAAGTGCCTGTAACTAGTGATGGACAAGTACTTAAAAAAACAGTTTGTGTTGGTATTGATATTTTTGAAACACACAACCCTGATGATTCAATTGATAAAACAATAAAAAATGCAGATATTGCTCTTTATGAAGCTAAAAATAGAGGAAGAAGTCAACTATTTAACTACAAAGAGCTAAAAGTTGAAGATACAATTGAACTTTTTTAG
- a CDS encoding GGDEF domain-containing protein, whose product MNIDRYNFQTAIALNDHLITIKKLEDVLEYISSYLKNDLSIEFLEIKLKETLIYKNFEEETGLEKQSFDISLNEKDNLTISIYYDDLSKNNIIESIEYVEIIFKIISQTLYNRYLEFKLVESNLKDNLTGLYNRQYVDEYLKTVLPLSKREHKKIAFLKVGIDHFKAVIDEFNYEVGDKVLKELAKSLENSVRKSDIIARIESDEFLIVLHNITNENNAIMIANKIIENFKGVRVVVDDNTNQTLMKTICTGISIYPDDAEKAEEIFRSSDIALYEARNRGRSQFFKFEKDNETIELF is encoded by the coding sequence ATGAATATAGATAGATATAATTTTCAAACTGCAATTGCTTTAAATGATCATTTAATTACTATAAAAAAACTAGAAGATGTACTTGAATATATATCTTCTTATTTAAAAAATGATTTATCTATTGAGTTTTTAGAAATAAAATTAAAAGAAACTTTAATATATAAAAATTTTGAAGAAGAAACTGGTTTAGAAAAACAGAGTTTTGATATTAGCTTAAATGAAAAAGATAATTTAACAATTTCAATTTATTACGATGATTTGTCAAAAAATAATATAATTGAGTCAATTGAATATGTAGAAATCATATTCAAAATAATTTCTCAAACTCTATATAATAGATACCTTGAATTTAAGTTAGTTGAATCAAATTTAAAAGATAATTTAACAGGACTATATAATAGACAATATGTTGATGAATACCTTAAAACAGTACTTCCTTTATCAAAAAGAGAACATAAAAAAATTGCATTTTTAAAAGTTGGAATTGATCATTTTAAAGCTGTAATTGATGAATTTAATTATGAAGTAGGAGATAAGGTTTTAAAAGAGTTAGCAAAAAGTTTGGAGAATTCAGTAAGAAAATCGGATATTATTGCTAGAATAGAATCAGATGAATTTTTAATTGTACTACACAATATTACAAATGAGAATAATGCTATAATGATTGCAAATAAAATTATAGAAAATTTTAAAGGTGTAAGGGTTGTTGTAGATGATAATACAAATCAAACACTAATGAAAACTATTTGTACAGGTATTTCTATCTATCCTGATGATGCAGAAAAAGCTGAAGAGATTTTCAGATCATCAGATATAGCTTTATATGAGGCTAGAAATAGAGGGAGAAGTCAATTTTTCAAGTTTGAAAAAGACAATGAAACAATAGAATTATTTTAA
- a CDS encoding MBL fold metallo-hydrolase, giving the protein MSIKIQPMGDYQTNCYIITVDGKDFIIDPGVGATNWVKQNVTNPVAILNTHGHFDHVWSNDELSKLLNIKIYTPKQDEFMLEKDPYGLGMPPSTADYLVEEDEELDFDGTKVKYHFFPGHTPGCSAIEIDNNLFSGDFIFYNSIGRTDFPFSSPNDMRKSIDKILSWNKNIRIYPGHGQATSLNQERASLENWKNYL; this is encoded by the coding sequence ATGAGTATTAAAATTCAACCAATGGGTGATTATCAAACAAACTGTTATATTATTACAGTTGATGGGAAAGATTTTATTATAGATCCAGGCGTCGGAGCTACAAATTGGGTAAAACAAAATGTTACTAACCCTGTTGCAATTTTAAATACCCATGGTCATTTTGATCATGTTTGGTCAAATGACGAGTTAAGTAAATTATTAAATATAAAAATCTATACACCAAAACAAGATGAATTTATGTTAGAAAAAGACCCTTATGGTTTAGGTATGCCACCTTCAACAGCTGATTATTTAGTTGAGGAGGATGAAGAATTAGATTTTGATGGAACAAAAGTAAAATACCATTTTTTCCCTGGACATACCCCTGGTTGTTCTGCAATTGAAATAGATAATAACCTATTTTCAGGAGATTTTATATTTTATAACTCTATAGGAAGAACAGATTTCCCTTTTTCTAGTCCAAATGATATGAGAAAAAGCATTGATAAGATTTTGAGTTGGAATAAAAATATTAGAATATATCCAGGTCATGGTCAGGCAACTTCATTAAATCAAGAAAGAGCCTCTTTAGAAAACTGGAAAAATTATTTATAG
- a CDS encoding ferritin-like domain-containing protein, with translation MKYYNLLENIVLTSNPEDKIAKFKEFYINFKNNKFYIEKNYLPYKMEKPSYSNILKIVLPQESKQRKYVNTKEGKINLLHTIAHIEYSAIDLALDAALRFQNMPEEYYKDWLEVADDEIRHFLMIEKLLKELGSFYGDLEVHTNLFEAMKNTPDIVSRMAVVPRYLEANGLEQNPKIMEKLKSNPDNFNKKILEALNIILEEEITHVYKGDKWFKYVCKLENLEPEETYIKMLEKVFPGSTSKKYHLNFEARKKAGFSCDELKFLSKSKDCN, from the coding sequence ATGAAATATTATAATTTATTAGAAAATATTGTATTAACCTCAAACCCTGAGGATAAGATTGCTAAATTTAAAGAGTTTTATATAAATTTTAAGAATAATAAATTTTATATAGAAAAAAATTATTTACCATATAAAATGGAAAAACCATCCTATTCAAATATATTAAAAATTGTATTACCACAAGAGTCAAAACAAAGGAAATATGTAAATACAAAAGAGGGTAAAATTAATCTTCTTCATACAATTGCTCATATTGAGTATTCTGCTATTGATTTGGCTTTAGATGCAGCTTTAAGATTTCAAAATATGCCAGAAGAGTATTACAAAGATTGGTTAGAAGTTGCAGATGATGAAATAAGACATTTCTTGATGATAGAAAAACTTCTTAAAGAATTAGGTTCATTTTATGGAGATTTAGAGGTACATACTAATCTTTTTGAAGCTATGAAAAATACTCCTGATATAGTATCTAGAATGGCTGTTGTTCCTAGGTATTTGGAAGCAAACGGTCTAGAACAAAATCCCAAAATAATGGAAAAATTAAAATCAAATCCTGATAATTTTAATAAAAAAATTCTTGAAGCTTTAAATATTATATTAGAAGAAGAGATTACTCATGTATATAAAGGTGATAAATGGTTTAAATATGTTTGTAAACTTGAAAATTTAGAACCTGAAGAAACATATATTAAGATGTTGGAAAAAGTATTCCCTGGAAGTACTAGTAAAAAATATCATCTGAATTTTGAAGCCCGCAAAAAAGCAGGCTTTTCATGTGATGAATTAAAATTTCTTTCTAAGTCTAAAGATTGTAATTAA
- a CDS encoding GntR family transcriptional regulator, whose protein sequence is MKNISKPLYVVIYEKILENINKKKYNCCDKLPSENLFAKEFDVNRHTVRQALSLLKDEGYIYTIKGKGNYISNIQVPYSISDKSSFSQKIIDLGYEPKTKLLSADIIEPNDEIAKQLGLNKKLKVIELKLLRFANDLPISVSYSYFDAFHYRDIIDNLDIEPFSIYNILDKCYPQMEITKISTVFEAKIPNSQISDYLMMPANTPVIVASTISKNQYGDYVEYGSSYSRADAVKIKVDLV, encoded by the coding sequence GTGAAAAATATTTCAAAGCCACTTTATGTGGTTATATATGAAAAAATTCTAGAAAATATTAATAAGAAAAAATATAATTGTTGTGATAAATTACCTTCAGAGAATCTATTTGCAAAAGAGTTTGATGTAAATAGACATACTGTAAGACAAGCGTTATCTTTACTTAAAGATGAAGGGTATATTTATACAATAAAAGGAAAAGGCAATTATATATCAAATATTCAAGTGCCTTACTCTATCTCAGATAAGAGTTCTTTTTCTCAAAAAATTATTGATTTAGGGTATGAACCTAAAACAAAACTTCTTAGTGCAGATATTATTGAACCAAACGATGAGATTGCAAAACAATTAGGACTTAATAAAAAACTAAAAGTAATCGAATTAAAACTTTTGAGATTTGCAAATGACCTTCCTATATCAGTATCTTATTCATATTTTGACGCTTTTCATTATAGAGATATTATAGATAACTTAGATATTGAACCCTTCTCAATTTACAACATTTTAGACAAATGTTATCCCCAAATGGAAATTACAAAAATATCAACTGTTTTTGAAGCAAAAATTCCAAATAGTCAAATAAGTGATTATTTAATGATGCCAGCAAATACCCCTGTAATAGTTGCAAGTACAATTTCAAAAAATCAATATGGTGATTATGTAGAGTATGGAAGTTCATATTCAAGAGCAGATGCAGTAAAAATAAAAGTTGACTTAGTTTAA
- the phnC gene encoding phosphonate ABC transporter ATP-binding protein: MKNLTLGYKKEKILSDVNIKVKKGEFVGIIGPSGAGKSTMLMAITGGIKVFNGKFEVLDFDLENIKKKNLVKLREQIGVIFQGYNLVDRLNVLDNVVSGMLKDIPLSRAILKLYKEKELEKAKEYMDIVDITKHSLKRCDELSGGQRQRVAIARALAAEPKIILADEPVSALDPKSAKKVMGILKKVNEVYGVTVVTNLHHLEYAKEYCSRIVGVNNGTVVFDDKSENLTEKLVEKIYATN; this comes from the coding sequence ATGAAAAATCTAACTTTAGGTTATAAAAAAGAAAAAATATTAAGCGATGTAAATATAAAAGTGAAAAAGGGTGAATTTGTAGGGATAATTGGTCCTAGTGGTGCTGGAAAATCTACAATGCTTATGGCTATAACTGGTGGAATAAAAGTTTTTAATGGAAAATTTGAAGTATTAGATTTTGATTTAGAAAATATAAAGAAAAAAAATCTAGTTAAGTTAAGGGAACAAATTGGTGTGATTTTTCAAGGATATAACTTAGTAGATAGATTAAACGTATTAGACAATGTTGTTAGTGGGATGTTAAAAGATATACCATTATCAAGAGCAATACTTAAATTATATAAAGAAAAGGAGTTGGAAAAGGCAAAAGAATACATGGATATCGTTGATATCACAAAACATTCATTAAAAAGATGTGATGAACTTTCGGGAGGTCAAAGACAACGTGTAGCTATTGCACGTGCCTTGGCCGCTGAACCGAAAATAATATTGGCAGATGAACCTGTGTCAGCATTGGATCCAAAGAGTGCAAAAAAGGTAATGGGAATATTAAAAAAAGTAAATGAGGTTTATGGGGTAACTGTTGTTACAAATCTTCATCATCTGGAGTACGCCAAAGAGTATTGTAGCAGAATTGTTGGTGTTAACAACGGTACAGTAGTCTTTGATGACAAAAGTGAGAATCTAACTGAAAAGTTAGTTGAGAAAATCTATGCTACAAATTAG
- the phnD gene encoding phosphonate ABC transporter substrate-binding protein translates to MKIVKKLAVGALALTLGVTSMLGQEKWPDKITFGVIPVAGATSMKENFGPLADYLAKSLGIKVEMKLAGDYTGIITGMQHKHIDVAYFGPKSYVEAAKRANAEALVVEVDGESGLPGYNGIIITKKGSGLKTLADIKGKTWAFTSSQSTSGTLVPTVMFSKKGIVPTKYFSKVLYSGGHEASILSVKAGKVDAASTNNLDFNRGVGKQWQKDDFNVLWTSDLIPGAPMAARKDLPTSLKMAIKGAFISYNDPEGLKRLKNKGFIKGDDSVYNPVRELIKLKNELKKKQ, encoded by the coding sequence ATGAAAATTGTAAAGAAACTTGCAGTAGGTGCATTAGCATTAACTTTAGGTGTAACTTCTATGTTAGGACAAGAAAAATGGCCAGATAAAATCACATTTGGTGTAATTCCAGTTGCTGGTGCTACATCTATGAAAGAAAACTTTGGACCATTGGCTGATTATCTAGCAAAATCTTTAGGGATTAAAGTTGAGATGAAATTAGCTGGTGATTATACAGGTATTATTACTGGTATGCAACATAAACATATTGATGTTGCTTATTTTGGACCAAAATCTTATGTAGAAGCAGCTAAAAGAGCAAATGCAGAAGCTTTAGTTGTTGAAGTAGATGGTGAATCGGGATTACCAGGATATAACGGAATTATTATCACTAAAAAAGGTAGTGGTCTTAAAACATTAGCAGATATCAAAGGTAAAACTTGGGCATTTACATCTTCTCAATCAACATCTGGTACTTTAGTTCCAACTGTAATGTTCTCTAAAAAAGGTATTGTTCCAACAAAATATTTCTCAAAAGTGCTTTACTCAGGTGGACATGAAGCTTCTATTCTTTCAGTTAAAGCTGGAAAAGTTGATGCAGCATCTACTAATAACTTAGATTTTAATAGAGGTGTAGGAAAACAATGGCAAAAAGATGATTTCAATGTTCTATGGACTTCAGATTTAATTCCAGGAGCTCCAATGGCTGCTAGAAAGGATTTACCAACTTCTTTAAAAATGGCTATTAAGGGTGCATTTATCTCTTACAATGATCCAGAAGGTCTTAAAAGACTTAAAAATAAAGGATTTATTAAAGGTGATGATTCAGTTTATAATCCAGTTAGAGAATTAATTAAATTAAAAAATGAATTAAAGAAAAAACAATAA
- the phnE gene encoding phosphonate ABC transporter, permease protein PhnE, which produces MNIEELKRKTNPFSFSKSIVIVIFLLVFFKSWQDTEMSFSSLFGGWDYMVEYISGNPEIKNSGFFPPNLNKDDVITYALSMLETIEMAVVALVLSVVVAVPLSYLSSRNILDILIPGKTPIHIFFKRVIYGSATLVANIFRSINEIIWALIFVSAVGLGPMAGILALGVHTAGVLSKLLSEGNEAIDPGPVEALTTTGAGFIKVLIYAVIPQTMPHFVSMALYRFESDVRSASILGFVGAGGIGFYLFDKMRGFENGDVCTIIIVIILTVWSLDKISALIRKRFI; this is translated from the coding sequence ATGAACATTGAAGAATTAAAGCGAAAAACCAACCCTTTTTCTTTTTCTAAATCTATAGTAATAGTTATATTTTTACTTGTTTTTTTTAAAAGTTGGCAAGACACAGAGATGAGTTTTTCTTCACTATTTGGTGGATGGGATTATATGGTTGAATATATATCAGGTAATCCAGAGATAAAAAATAGTGGTTTTTTCCCTCCAAATTTAAATAAAGATGATGTAATTACTTATGCATTATCTATGTTAGAAACTATAGAAATGGCTGTTGTTGCTTTAGTCTTATCGGTAGTTGTTGCAGTTCCATTATCATATTTAAGTTCAAGAAATATCTTAGATATTTTAATCCCAGGAAAAACTCCAATTCATATTTTTTTTAAAAGAGTGATATATGGAAGTGCTACATTAGTAGCAAATATATTTAGGTCAATAAATGAGATTATCTGGGCACTTATTTTTGTTAGTGCAGTTGGTCTAGGCCCTATGGCTGGTATTTTAGCTTTAGGAGTTCATACAGCAGGGGTATTATCAAAACTATTAAGTGAGGGTAATGAAGCAATTGACCCAGGACCAGTTGAAGCTCTTACAACTACTGGTGCAGGTTTTATTAAGGTTTTAATATATGCAGTTATTCCTCAAACAATGCCACATTTTGTATCTATGGCTTTATATAGATTTGAATCTGATGTAAGAAGTGCCTCAATTCTTGGATTTGTTGGTGCAGGAGGAATTGGATTTTATCTATTTGACAAAATGAGAGGTTTTGAAAATGGTGATGTTTGTACCATTATTATAGTAATAATTTTAACTGTTTGGTCACTAGACAAAATTAGTGCACTTATTAGAAAAAGGTTTATATAA
- a CDS encoding phosphonate C-P lyase system protein PhnG — translation MNREDINFLSQFIQENKLENLYKKIEKDYEIKVLTNPTEQTLLVPVKDPISGGDFYAGEVLVTSTIVEVNGVKGWSMVLDTNEELSLKTAVLDASFEANILKEEILDLLEKTKNEIVNKNAIYNKKVNSTRVSFDLM, via the coding sequence ATGAATAGAGAAGATATTAATTTTTTATCGCAATTTATACAAGAAAATAAGTTAGAAAACTTATATAAAAAAATAGAAAAAGATTATGAGATAAAGGTTTTAACAAATCCAACAGAACAAACACTTTTAGTCCCTGTAAAAGATCCTATATCTGGTGGGGATTTTTATGCTGGTGAAGTTTTAGTTACTTCAACAATAGTAGAAGTAAATGGAGTAAAAGGTTGGTCAATGGTATTAGATACAAATGAAGAATTATCTTTAAAAACAGCTGTATTAGATGCTTCTTTTGAAGCAAATATATTAAAAGAAGAGATTTTAGATTTACTTGAAAAAACAAAAAATGAGATAGTTAATAAAAATGCAATTTATAATAAAAAAGTTAACTCAACAAGAGTTTCTTTTGATTTGATGTAA
- a CDS encoding phosphonate C-P lyase system protein PhnH produces MDKIDIEKLNRENFRSMMNALSRPGSIEEIKPLFKSNLLAVANTLLYAEVSYFYKGNEDFELINAITNSKELSENEADYVFCDKLDEELFEAGKIGTMKDPEFSSTYIFKCKNFEGIEVKLSGPGINGSSNHTLPISKDFIEKFNNKNSTFPMGNEVFFINEKAQVLALSRTTKMEVL; encoded by the coding sequence ATGGACAAAATTGATATTGAAAAATTAAATAGAGAAAATTTTAGATCAATGATGAATGCTTTATCAAGACCTGGAAGTATAGAAGAGATTAAACCTCTTTTTAAATCCAACCTATTAGCAGTGGCAAATACACTTTTATATGCAGAGGTTTCATATTTTTATAAAGGAAATGAAGATTTTGAGCTTATAAATGCAATTACAAATTCAAAAGAATTATCAGAAAATGAAGCTGATTATGTTTTCTGTGACAAATTGGATGAAGAGTTGTTTGAAGCCGGAAAAATAGGAACTATGAAAGATCCAGAGTTTTCATCAACATATATATTTAAATGTAAAAATTTTGAAGGAATAGAAGTAAAGTTAAGTGGTCCTGGAATAAATGGAAGCAGTAATCATACTCTTCCCATATCAAAAGATTTTATAGAAAAATTTAACAATAAGAATTCTACTTTTCCTATGGGAAATGAAGTGTTTTTTATAAATGAAAAAGCACAGGTTTTAGCTCTTTCAAGAACAACAAAAATGGAGGTTTTATAA
- a CDS encoding carbon-phosphorus lyase complex subunit PhnI, which yields MAYYAVKGGEKAIENSLNFYAQTTQKAQQLDDEQLIEGLTFSIDKVISEGSLYSKKLASKAIKRSAGDLLNASFFIRAHRSSCQRVGECKTLDTNEMKLSRRVSSAFKDIEGGQLLGSSNDYEIKLLIDVKEKELSFEDYSDKENIIKSALTPLRNDDLIKKLPKESKPWDITRTFPTSPYPRSSILQVMSRGESGSLLGFSYTSMRGYGDVHPTIGDLRVGHLDIKFTHPFTKNEVKVGSIEATAVESVGTFNKDENGDTKLTTGFGFCFGKNETKAISMSIIDLTLYNSSYSVGTDQIVAADFEMMMHHVDGIESFGFCNHYKLPHYVTFQTDYQIFKSAQKYVEEKEGKK from the coding sequence ATGGCTTATTATGCAGTAAAAGGTGGAGAAAAAGCTATTGAAAACTCTTTGAATTTTTATGCACAAACTACACAAAAAGCACAACAATTAGATGATGAACAATTAATAGAAGGATTAACTTTTTCAATAGATAAGGTTATTAGTGAAGGCTCATTATATTCTAAAAAATTAGCAAGTAAAGCAATAAAAAGAAGTGCAGGGGATTTGTTAAATGCTTCATTTTTTATAAGAGCACATAGAAGTTCTTGTCAAAGAGTTGGGGAGTGTAAAACCTTAGATACAAATGAGATGAAACTTAGTAGAAGAGTTTCATCTGCATTTAAGGATATTGAAGGTGGTCAGCTTCTTGGCTCATCAAATGATTATGAGATAAAACTATTAATTGATGTAAAAGAAAAAGAGTTATCTTTTGAAGATTATTCAGATAAAGAAAATATCATAAAATCTGCATTAACCCCATTAAGAAATGATGATTTAATAAAAAAACTTCCAAAAGAAAGTAAGCCTTGGGATATTACAAGAACATTTCCAACTTCACCATATCCTAGAAGCTCAATACTTCAAGTAATGAGTAGGGGTGAGAGTGGAAGTTTATTGGGGTTTTCATACACTTCAATGAGAGGTTATGGAGATGTTCACCCTACAATTGGTGATTTAAGAGTTGGTCATTTAGATATAAAATTTACCCATCCATTTACAAAAAATGAGGTAAAAGTTGGTTCTATTGAAGCAACTGCTGTTGAGAGTGTAGGAACTTTTAACAAAGATGAAAATGGAGATACTAAACTTACAACTGGTTTTGGTTTTTGTTTTGGAAAAAATGAAACAAAAGCAATATCGATGTCTATTATAGATTTAACTTTATATAACAGTTCATATAGTGTAGGAACTGACCAAATAGTTGCAGCAGATTTTGAAATGATGATGCATCATGTGGATGGTATAGAATCATTTGGTTTTTGTAATCATTATAAATTGCCACATTATGTTACTTTTCAAACTGATTATCAAATATTTAAATCTGCACAAAAATATGTAGAAGAGAAAGAGGGCAAAAAATAG
- a CDS encoding alpha-D-ribose 1-methylphosphonate 5-phosphate C-P-lyase PhnJ, with the protein MRYAFLDEEAKKEIRRATLKAIAIPGYIVSFASREMPVARGWGTGGLQVTLSIINEKDTLKVIDQGCDGSVNAVNIRNFIKSVTNVETTTSTKEATIIQTRHRIPEIELEEKQTLVFQVPMPDILETVEPNTAKAKIMHANADYSKLWVLLYEDTSQFGDSRISNRYPVMVHDRFAMDPSPIPKYDTPRLNNSKALQLFGAGREKKIYAIPPFTKVVPLKFEDKEFKVENFDNRVCERCGSNNSFLDEVYDDEGIVHYYCNDTDFCDNNLAKKEI; encoded by the coding sequence ATGAGATATGCATTTTTAGATGAAGAAGCAAAAAAAGAGATTAGAAGAGCAACTTTAAAAGCTATTGCTATTCCTGGATATATAGTCTCTTTTGCAAGCAGAGAGATGCCAGTAGCAAGAGGGTGGGGTACAGGAGGTCTTCAAGTTACCTTATCGATAATAAATGAAAAGGATACTCTAAAAGTTATTGACCAAGGTTGTGATGGGAGTGTAAATGCTGTAAATATTAGAAATTTTATTAAATCTGTTACAAATGTAGAAACAACTACAAGTACAAAAGAGGCTACTATTATTCAAACTAGACATAGAATACCAGAGATAGAATTAGAGGAAAAACAAACTTTAGTATTTCAAGTACCAATGCCAGATATTTTAGAAACAGTTGAACCAAATACGGCAAAAGCAAAAATTATGCATGCAAATGCTGACTATTCGAAGTTATGGGTTTTATTATATGAAGATACATCACAATTTGGAGATTCAAGAATCTCTAATAGATATCCAGTAATGGTACATGATAGATTTGCTATGGATCCAAGTCCAATACCAAAATATGATACACCAAGATTAAATAATTCAAAAGCTTTACAACTTTTTGGTGCAGGTAGAGAGAAAAAAATCTATGCAATTCCACCTTTTACAAAAGTGGTACCACTTAAATTTGAAGATAAAGAGTTTAAAGTTGAAAACTTTGATAATAGGGTTTGTGAAAGATGTGGAAGCAATAATAGCTTTTTGGATGAAGTTTATGATGATGAAGGTATTGTTCATTATTATTGTAATGATACAGATTTTTGTGATAACAATCTTGCTAAAAAGGAGATATAG